In Burkholderia sp. PAMC 26561, the following are encoded in one genomic region:
- a CDS encoding alpha/beta hydrolase family protein encodes MNKPSAVIEEHWINVTEGRHRLWLVRPAGSGPFPAVVWNHGSQVWYNEDDKLEDHCEEPQIVGDGWHWKSWAEQSGYPILIPEGRGYAGSDGPRLSDVLYSPTGVMDFLAGRSEDVEAAVTWLLSRDDVDKDRLAMTGISHGGVVALLASARQRYAATIIQGTGLGTSALTSA; translated from the coding sequence TTGAACAAGCCATCAGCTGTGATTGAGGAACATTGGATCAACGTCACTGAGGGCCGCCACCGTCTCTGGTTAGTGCGCCCCGCCGGTAGCGGACCGTTCCCAGCGGTCGTGTGGAATCACGGATCTCAAGTTTGGTATAACGAAGACGACAAACTTGAGGACCACTGCGAAGAGCCGCAGATTGTCGGTGACGGCTGGCACTGGAAGTCATGGGCGGAACAATCTGGTTACCCAATCCTTATTCCCGAAGGGCGTGGCTATGCCGGGTCGGATGGACCTCGTTTATCTGATGTTTTATATAGTCCAACAGGCGTCATGGATTTCCTCGCAGGTCGTAGCGAGGATGTAGAGGCCGCTGTAACTTGGTTGCTTAGTCGCGATGACGTTGATAAAGACAGACTCGCGATGACAGGAATTTCCCACGGCGGAGTTGTTGCCCTGTTGGCGTCAGCAAGACAACGTTATGCGGCGACGATAATCCAGGGTACGGGCCTTGGTACCAGCGCGCTGACGTCGGCTTGA
- a CDS encoding alpha-amylase family protein translates to MVNDLWYKNAIVYCLSVGTFMDANGDGIGDLQGLIRRLDYLQGLGVTTVWLMPFQPSPCRDNGYDIADYYNVDPRYGTLGDFAEFTHACRQRGLRVMIDLVVNHTSNQHEWFQDARRNPASKYRDWYVWSKKKPTNAQDGVVFPGVQKSTWTYDKEARLWYFHRFYDFQPDLNTANPHVQAELLKIMGFWIQLGVSGFRMDAVPFVIATKGATVRQPVEQYGMLRTFREFLQWRKGDAIILAEANVLPDTDFGYFGDDGDRLQMMFNFQVNQTTFYALASADTGPLKKALLATRPRPATAQWGVFLRNHDELDLGRLTPDQRHAVFDAFGPNPNMQLYDRGIRRRLAPMLDGDRRRLELAYSLMLTSPGTPVIRYGDEIGMGDDLRLPERECARTPMQWSGEPQGGFTKSSKPVSRVISGGPYGFERVNVASQRRDPNSLLNWMERLIRMRRELPEISWGDFSILRIARTEVLGIRYEWRNNAVLCLHNFGGAACTIKFKFGSNADETTLVNLLSDEHSTPDDRGSHTMVLEPYGYRWFRVGGLDYLLKRSEV, encoded by the coding sequence ATGGTAAACGACCTCTGGTACAAGAACGCGATTGTGTATTGTTTGTCCGTTGGCACTTTTATGGATGCAAACGGCGACGGCATCGGGGACTTGCAGGGCCTGATCCGCAGGCTCGACTACCTGCAGGGCCTGGGCGTGACGACCGTCTGGCTCATGCCGTTCCAGCCTTCACCATGCCGCGACAATGGCTACGACATCGCCGACTACTACAACGTCGATCCGCGCTACGGGACGCTCGGCGATTTCGCCGAGTTCACACATGCGTGCCGGCAACGCGGTCTGCGCGTAATGATCGATCTCGTCGTGAACCACACGTCGAATCAGCACGAATGGTTCCAGGACGCTCGGCGCAATCCCGCATCGAAGTATCGGGACTGGTATGTCTGGTCGAAGAAGAAGCCAACTAACGCCCAAGACGGCGTGGTCTTCCCTGGCGTCCAGAAGTCGACTTGGACTTACGACAAAGAAGCAAGGCTCTGGTATTTTCATCGCTTCTACGACTTCCAGCCGGACCTGAACACCGCGAACCCTCACGTTCAGGCGGAACTCCTGAAGATCATGGGTTTCTGGATTCAACTGGGCGTGTCAGGTTTCCGGATGGACGCCGTGCCCTTTGTCATCGCCACTAAAGGGGCGACCGTGCGCCAGCCGGTCGAGCAGTACGGCATGCTTCGTACGTTTCGAGAGTTCCTGCAATGGCGCAAAGGCGACGCGATCATTCTTGCCGAAGCCAACGTTCTTCCAGATACCGACTTCGGTTATTTTGGCGACGATGGTGATCGTCTGCAGATGATGTTTAATTTCCAGGTCAATCAGACCACCTTTTATGCGCTTGCAAGCGCCGATACCGGACCACTTAAGAAGGCGCTGTTGGCGACCCGGCCCCGTCCCGCAACCGCTCAATGGGGCGTCTTTCTGCGCAATCACGACGAGCTTGATCTTGGACGTCTGACGCCCGATCAACGTCACGCCGTGTTCGATGCATTCGGACCGAATCCCAACATGCAGCTCTACGACCGAGGCATCCGGCGGCGGCTTGCCCCGATGCTAGACGGCGATCGCCGGCGTTTGGAACTAGCGTATAGCCTCATGCTAACGTCCCCAGGAACACCGGTGATCCGTTACGGTGACGAAATCGGCATGGGCGACGATTTGCGTTTGCCCGAGCGCGAATGCGCGCGTACACCCATGCAATGGTCAGGCGAACCGCAAGGTGGCTTCACGAAAAGTAGTAAGCCGGTTTCGCGTGTGATATCGGGTGGCCCATACGGTTTCGAGCGCGTAAATGTCGCGAGCCAGCGGCGCGACCCGAACTCCCTTCTTAACTGGATGGAGCGCCTGATCCGTATGCGTCGCGAGTTACCGGAAATAAGCTGGGGCGACTTTTCAATACTGCGAATTGCGAGAACGGAGGTTCTCGGCATACGCTATGAGTGGCGCAATAACGCCGTCCTGTGCCTTCATAACTTTGGTGGCGCAGCCTGCACGATCAAATTTAAGTTCGGCTCGAACGCGGACGAAACTACGTTGGTGAATCTGCTCTCCGACGAACACAGTACACCAGATGATCGCGGAAGCCATACGATGGTGCTCGAGCCTTATGGCTATCGCTGGTTCCGGGTCGGCGGTCTCGATTACCTGCTTAAAAGGAGCGAGGTATGA
- a CDS encoding DUF6559 family protein produces MCERIFKRRAIRRYLARLPGLLQSDYGLASPGVPYTPAQVQKTVERNGLSRAYMSYAIAVFADQSGFEAFQAQVGFREKYAAVRSEIAAACFNGNVDFTFHDVCGPGGMEHCGGGGHGGSGGHHSGTADGH; encoded by the coding sequence ATGTGCGAACGAATCTTTAAAAGACGGGCAATTCGAAGATACTTAGCCCGTTTGCCCGGGTTATTGCAAAGCGACTATGGTCTCGCGTCTCCTGGCGTTCCTTATACGCCAGCTCAAGTGCAGAAAACGGTAGAACGAAACGGGCTCAGTCGAGCTTATATGTCATACGCCATTGCTGTGTTCGCCGACCAAAGCGGTTTCGAGGCATTCCAAGCTCAGGTGGGCTTCCGGGAGAAATATGCTGCTGTACGGTCTGAGATCGCCGCCGCTTGCTTTAATGGCAATGTAGATTTCACTTTTCACGACGTGTGCGGTCCCGGCGGTATGGAGCATTGCGGAGGAGGCGGCCATGGTGGCAGCGGCGGCCATCATAGCGGTACCGCCGATGGACACTAA
- a CDS encoding HNH endonuclease, translating into MRVLNAQRVARSENSNLPAYGFRFADATEFLRGCRSVRLGILREALLTELHDLSRLETPEERQRSRLEGDRSALRPVRHQAVIDLVRKAKVNISRWYMRMDGTPAVTPRSNPPYCYNWAFGGIEEPAVGFFWFQSITFAADTLEIQANLREWALKLERFVATEPNEKARDRARSQAKRARQLDELLRDAASGDGILRVIVVEGDMATEERMGRESSVVRLRHLDPEPWRIVSYDKLNGACILHRGKSENVSTESPASHAGEAPAYEDQHGTPGTDVPVRGAVTGSVFVRDPAVRASVLERSNGHCEYCDTPGFQTRNGRLYLETHHVIPLSENGPDRIWDVAALCPNHHREAHSGELAPAIRTALLAMLDDAFPPEFQDSEGSDLVVTHSN; encoded by the coding sequence TTGCGCGTTCTCAACGCGCAGAGAGTCGCTCGTAGTGAAAACAGCAATCTACCCGCGTATGGTTTCCGCTTCGCTGATGCGACTGAGTTTCTGCGAGGGTGTCGTTCCGTTCGACTTGGAATTCTTCGTGAAGCTTTGCTTACTGAGTTGCATGACCTCAGCAGGCTTGAGACTCCGGAGGAGAGGCAACGTTCTCGCCTTGAAGGGGACCGGTCTGCACTGCGACCCGTGCGCCATCAGGCCGTCATCGACCTTGTCCGAAAGGCCAAGGTCAATATCTCGCGCTGGTACATGCGAATGGACGGTACCCCGGCCGTAACTCCGCGAAGCAATCCTCCCTATTGCTATAACTGGGCCTTTGGAGGCATTGAGGAGCCCGCAGTTGGCTTCTTCTGGTTTCAGTCCATCACGTTCGCTGCGGACACGCTGGAAATCCAAGCCAATCTTCGGGAGTGGGCGCTCAAGCTGGAACGCTTCGTCGCGACGGAGCCCAATGAGAAAGCACGCGATCGAGCGCGAAGCCAGGCGAAGCGGGCACGTCAGTTGGACGAATTGTTGCGCGACGCTGCCTCCGGCGACGGCATCCTTCGCGTAATTGTAGTTGAGGGAGATATGGCCACCGAAGAGCGGATGGGGCGTGAGTCTTCGGTGGTCCGTTTGCGGCATCTCGATCCTGAGCCGTGGCGCATCGTGAGCTACGACAAATTGAATGGCGCATGTATCCTGCATCGGGGCAAGTCGGAGAACGTCAGCACGGAATCACCTGCCAGCCATGCTGGCGAAGCACCGGCATACGAGGACCAGCACGGCACCCCCGGCACGGACGTGCCTGTCAGGGGTGCAGTGACGGGTTCGGTTTTCGTACGTGACCCGGCGGTTCGTGCCAGTGTGCTGGAGCGCTCAAACGGCCACTGCGAGTATTGCGATACGCCAGGATTCCAAACGAGAAATGGACGGCTGTACCTCGAAACGCATCACGTCATCCCTCTTTCCGAGAATGGTCCAGACCGGATCTGGGATGTCGCTGCGCTATGCCCGAATCATCACCGCGAGGCCCACTCAGGTGAACTTGCGCCTGCGATCAGGACGGCGTTGCTCGCAATGCTAGACGATGCGTTCCCACCTGAGTTCCAGGACAGCGAAGGCTCAGACCTCGTAGTGACGCACTCGAACTGA
- a CDS encoding aKG-HExxH-type peptide beta-hydroxylase, with protein sequence MLLDGACALLAQAAPEYARWVTRVLNSIVLLPHLANRSCSGSWADASGTIYMTEPVCALEAAEILVHESSHQYFHMLEKVGSCLKPGCTEMYFSPPVQKERLLDRILIAYHAFANVLIMYLKAFRNGYGDQYTVNRFNAFVSDVAVLEGYLARSDGLSDIGRSIFEPLRGALAEADAGHQSHVRPQKS encoded by the coding sequence GTGCTTTTGGATGGTGCGTGCGCGCTGCTGGCGCAAGCGGCGCCCGAATACGCACGCTGGGTAACTCGCGTGCTGAACTCCATCGTTTTGTTACCGCATCTCGCAAACCGGTCTTGCAGTGGAAGCTGGGCGGACGCGTCTGGGACGATTTACATGACGGAGCCGGTCTGTGCGCTCGAGGCTGCGGAGATTCTCGTGCATGAATCGTCCCACCAGTATTTCCATATGCTTGAGAAGGTGGGTTCCTGCCTTAAACCCGGCTGTACCGAGATGTATTTTTCTCCGCCCGTTCAGAAGGAACGGCTGCTGGACCGAATTCTCATCGCCTATCATGCATTCGCAAACGTATTGATCATGTACTTAAAAGCATTCCGCAACGGTTATGGCGATCAGTACACCGTCAACCGTTTCAACGCCTTCGTCTCCGATGTGGCGGTACTGGAAGGATATCTGGCGCGGAGCGACGGCTTATCGGACATCGGTCGGTCGATTTTCGAGCCGTTGCGCGGCGCGCTAGCTGAAGCCGACGCTGGGCACCAGTCGCATGTCCGCCCGCAAAAAAGTTAG
- a CDS encoding CPBP family intramembrane glutamic endopeptidase, with product MTKSQWQYLAMAFVIFLISGVFLLLPFALPSLRVGHWNWMGKLLSICATYLVVFNFKAGDAARRFVTFRQRPGSGSVSTAFIALLLLTSVLVNVATGGGNHTPTWETVFYEASMPGIDEETVFRAGVLGSLVAGRRVTQGDDRWVILGSVLVTSILFGLVHAVTFSTEFRLGFDWLAFVITAVIGTLLALLAINSGSILLPVIVHNLVNCLSFIF from the coding sequence ATGACGAAATCGCAATGGCAGTATCTTGCGATGGCCTTTGTCATCTTTCTGATCAGTGGTGTTTTTCTCCTCCTTCCTTTCGCCTTGCCGTCGCTGAGAGTGGGACACTGGAACTGGATGGGCAAGTTGCTCAGTATTTGCGCTACCTATCTCGTCGTTTTCAATTTCAAGGCTGGCGACGCCGCCCGTCGATTTGTTACCTTCCGGCAGCGTCCCGGCTCCGGGAGTGTGAGTACCGCTTTCATCGCTTTACTGCTGCTTACTTCGGTTTTAGTCAACGTGGCAACAGGCGGAGGAAACCACACTCCAACTTGGGAAACAGTTTTTTATGAAGCCTCCATGCCCGGGATCGATGAGGAAACCGTCTTCCGAGCCGGCGTCCTGGGATCTCTTGTTGCGGGTCGACGGGTAACACAAGGCGATGATCGATGGGTCATTTTAGGTTCGGTCCTGGTTACGTCGATTCTCTTCGGACTAGTGCACGCGGTGACATTCAGCACGGAGTTTCGTCTCGGTTTCGATTGGCTAGCATTTGTGATTACAGCAGTTATTGGCACTTTGCTGGCACTTCTCGCGATAAACAGCGGATCGATCTTGCTGCCTGTGATTGTTCATAATCTAGTGAATTGCCTTTCGTTCATTTTTTAG
- a CDS encoding serine hydrolase domain-containing protein, with protein sequence MYERCKGQRRLTYRTGATLSPETITSVFAATGADTAFFVTGKAVARPWGAATGWADQGLAEPLTCDTPFRIASNTKTLVAATVYRLWEQKRIELDATIHSLCSPLLNALLTTRGYTESITVLNLLNHSAGLCDHADDDYIKTVLENPEHQWTREEQVRLAVASAPPQGKPGAQSCDYPQFPRPSQYPSWMSMRRCIPRQITVLPGGGSLARAR encoded by the coding sequence GTGTATGAAAGGTGCAAAGGCCAACGCAGATTAACGTACCGAACGGGAGCGACATTGAGTCCTGAAACAATTACGTCCGTTTTTGCCGCAACCGGGGCAGATACTGCATTTTTTGTTACCGGAAAGGCCGTTGCTCGGCCATGGGGCGCAGCGACGGGCTGGGCAGATCAAGGTCTTGCAGAGCCTCTAACCTGCGACACGCCCTTCCGAATTGCTAGTAACACCAAGACACTTGTTGCGGCCACCGTATATCGATTGTGGGAGCAAAAAAGGATCGAACTCGATGCGACCATTCATTCGTTATGTTCGCCGCTCTTGAATGCCCTATTGACCACTCGTGGTTATACGGAGTCGATCACAGTCTTGAATCTTTTAAATCACAGCGCCGGGCTCTGCGACCATGCCGACGACGATTACATCAAAACGGTACTTGAAAATCCTGAGCACCAGTGGACGCGTGAAGAACAGGTGCGCCTTGCTGTTGCGAGTGCTCCCCCGCAAGGTAAACCTGGGGCTCAGTCTTGCGATTACCCACAATTTCCACGCCCTAGCCAATATCCAAGCTGGATGTCCATGAGACGATGCATACCTCGCCAGATAACCGTGTTGCCCGGTGGGGGATCATTAGCGCGCGCAAGATAA
- a CDS encoding IS4 family transposase yields MNKNESQRQRSQPEEGLPSDEEDWLNRESAQGNFRDQRLKKRFKMLLDRLWKGMGETIPLACVDWANTKAAYRFLDNDGVSEQDILSGHFQATAQRFAVTEGPALVLHDTSAFLYEREHPELIGYASNTITAAERRGRPKPSSQCGVLMHSSLAVTTDGLPLGLTAIKFWSRKEFKNTTKLKRKVNFTRVPIEKKESYRWLENLRQSTARLGDPDRCVHIGDRESDIFELFCTAREVGTHFLVRTCTNRLAGDGGHTVADEMSEVRVKGLHRIEFRDSKGCPQQALLDIRYRRITVLPPVSKQRHYPALKLTVIHALERGEPVGRPRIEWKLLTDLPVNSRPEAIEKIDWYAMRWKIETFHKILKSGCKAEESQLRTASRLTNLIAIFCILTWRVFWLTELNRCAPDAPPQTALTQTETDLVERLVKDTACTAQAPPLSRSLIKLAQLGGYLARANDPPPGNTVIWRGMHRLMDIQLGYWLGRGNCG; encoded by the coding sequence ATGAATAAGAACGAGTCTCAGAGACAACGATCGCAGCCCGAAGAAGGGTTGCCGTCGGATGAGGAGGATTGGCTGAATCGCGAAAGCGCCCAAGGCAATTTCCGTGACCAACGACTGAAGAAACGCTTCAAAATGTTGCTAGACCGTCTATGGAAGGGTATGGGCGAAACCATCCCCTTGGCTTGTGTTGACTGGGCCAACACCAAGGCGGCCTATCGATTTCTGGACAATGACGGCGTAAGCGAACAGGACATCCTGAGCGGTCATTTTCAGGCAACGGCGCAGCGCTTTGCAGTGACCGAAGGGCCGGCTCTTGTGCTTCACGATACGAGCGCGTTCCTGTATGAAAGAGAGCACCCCGAACTCATCGGTTACGCCAGCAATACGATAACCGCCGCCGAACGGCGAGGCCGTCCCAAGCCAAGCTCCCAATGCGGCGTCCTGATGCATTCGAGTCTGGCGGTTACAACAGACGGATTGCCGCTCGGGCTGACGGCCATCAAATTCTGGAGTCGGAAAGAGTTCAAGAACACGACGAAGTTGAAGCGCAAGGTTAATTTCACGCGCGTACCGATCGAGAAGAAAGAGAGCTACCGCTGGCTTGAGAACCTTCGGCAGTCCACGGCACGACTCGGCGATCCGGATCGCTGTGTACATATCGGTGACAGGGAGAGCGACATCTTTGAACTGTTTTGCACTGCCCGCGAGGTTGGAACGCATTTTTTGGTGCGCACCTGCACTAACAGGTTGGCTGGCGACGGCGGACATACCGTTGCGGACGAGATGTCAGAGGTGCGGGTCAAGGGATTGCATCGGATCGAGTTTCGCGACTCCAAGGGGTGTCCCCAGCAAGCGCTTCTGGATATCAGATATCGGCGCATCACGGTCTTACCGCCCGTCAGCAAGCAGCGGCACTATCCGGCACTCAAGCTGACCGTTATTCATGCGCTGGAGCGAGGCGAGCCAGTGGGTCGACCACGTATCGAATGGAAGCTGCTTACAGACCTGCCGGTGAACTCACGTCCCGAGGCGATCGAAAAGATCGACTGGTACGCGATGCGTTGGAAAATAGAGACGTTCCACAAGATCCTGAAGTCCGGCTGCAAGGCTGAAGAGTCGCAACTGCGCACCGCAAGCCGGCTGACGAACCTGATCGCCATCTTCTGCATCCTCACATGGCGGGTCTTCTGGCTGACCGAGCTCAACCGCTGCGCGCCGGACGCGCCACCCCAAACGGCGCTTACACAAACAGAGACCGACCTCGTCGAGCGGCTCGTCAAAGATACAGCATGCACTGCACAGGCGCCTCCGCTGTCACGCAGTCTCATCAAGCTCGCGCAACTCGGCGGTTATCTTGCGCGCGCTAATGATCCCCCACCGGGCAACACGGTTATCTGGCGAGGTATGCATCGTCTCATGGACATCCAGCTTGGATATTGGCTAGGGCGTGGAAATTGTGGGTAA